The Herbaspirillum sp. RTI4 genome has a segment encoding these proteins:
- the minD gene encoding septum site-determining protein MinD, producing MAKIIVVTSGKGGVGKTTSSASFASGLAMRGHKTVVIDFDVGLRNLDLIMGCERRVVYDLINVVNKEATLNQALIKDKHCDNLFILPASQTRDKDALSEEGVERVLDDLRAMDFEYIICDSPAGIEHGAVMALTFADEAIVVTNPEVSSVRDSDRILGIIQAKSRRALNGGEPVKEHLLITRYSPKRVEAGEMLSYTDVQEILRIPLIGIIPESESVLHASNQGNPAIHMKDTDVSLAYQDLVSRFLGEEVELRFTSYEKPGLLQRFFGGK from the coding sequence GTGGCAAAAATTATTGTTGTGACATCAGGCAAAGGCGGCGTAGGCAAGACCACGTCCAGCGCCAGCTTTGCCAGCGGTCTGGCCATGCGCGGCCATAAAACCGTGGTTATCGACTTCGATGTCGGCCTGCGCAATCTGGATCTGATCATGGGCTGCGAACGCCGCGTCGTGTATGACCTGATCAATGTGGTCAACAAGGAAGCCACGCTGAATCAGGCGCTGATCAAAGACAAACACTGCGACAACCTGTTCATCCTGCCCGCCTCGCAAACACGCGACAAGGACGCTCTGTCCGAAGAAGGCGTCGAACGGGTGCTCGACGATCTGCGCGCCATGGACTTCGAATACATCATTTGCGATTCTCCCGCCGGCATCGAACACGGTGCAGTGATGGCACTGACCTTCGCCGACGAAGCCATCGTCGTGACCAATCCCGAAGTATCGTCGGTGCGCGATTCCGACCGCATCCTCGGCATCATTCAAGCCAAATCGCGACGCGCGCTCAACGGCGGCGAACCGGTCAAGGAACATTTGCTGATCACGCGCTACTCGCCAAAACGGGTCGAGGCCGGTGAAATGCTGTCTTATACCGACGTGCAGGAAATTCTGCGCATCCCGCTGATCGGCATCATCCCTGAATCGGAATCGGTGCTGCATGCCTCGAACCAAGGCAATCCGGCGATCCACATGAAGGACACCGATGTCTCGCTGGCCTATCAGGATCTGGTGTCGCGCTTTCTCGGTGAAGAAGTCGAACTGCGCTTTACCTCCTACGAAAAGCCGGGCTTGCTCCAACGCTTTTTTGGAGGGAAATAA
- the hemA gene encoding glutamyl-tRNA reductase has translation MHLLAVGLNHTTAPVSLREKVAFPLDSLGQAVAAARSWFGETEGAPSEAAILSTCNRTELYAAGALSGVDEAIDKTAHFLADYHRLPYAELRPFLYALPQDNAVRHAFRVASGLDSMVLGEPQILGQMKDAVRHAEAVGGLGTYLHQMFQRTFAVAKEVRTTTDIGAHSVSMAAAAVRLSQRIFDTLTGQHVLFIGAGEMIELCATHFAAQNPKSLTVANRTLARGETLAHRFSGTAICLADLPSQLAKFDIVISCTASSLPIIGLGLVERAVKERRRKPIFMVDLAVPRDIEEEVGRLDDVFLYTVDDLGAVVQTGMENRQAAVSQAETIIETRVQSFMHWIDNRAVVPVIQELHETGEHLRTAELERARKMLARGDDVDAVLEALSKGLTAKFLHGSQQALHHAQGDERARLATLLPQLFRTRR, from the coding sequence ATGCACCTGCTTGCCGTTGGCCTCAACCACACTACCGCGCCTGTTTCTCTGCGCGAAAAAGTGGCGTTTCCGCTCGACTCTCTCGGTCAGGCGGTCGCGGCAGCGCGCTCCTGGTTCGGAGAAACCGAAGGCGCGCCCAGCGAAGCGGCCATCTTGTCCACCTGCAACCGTACCGAACTGTATGCCGCCGGTGCTTTGTCAGGAGTAGACGAAGCGATCGACAAGACCGCGCATTTCCTCGCCGATTACCACCGCCTTCCCTACGCCGAACTGCGTCCCTTCCTGTACGCCTTGCCGCAAGACAATGCCGTGCGTCATGCCTTCCGCGTCGCCTCCGGCCTCGATTCCATGGTGCTGGGCGAACCGCAAATACTGGGGCAGATGAAAGATGCCGTGCGCCATGCGGAAGCTGTCGGCGGACTCGGGACCTACCTGCATCAAATGTTCCAGCGCACGTTTGCCGTCGCCAAGGAAGTGCGCACCACGACCGACATCGGCGCGCACAGCGTATCGATGGCCGCCGCCGCCGTACGCTTGTCACAACGCATCTTCGATACCCTGACCGGACAGCATGTGCTGTTCATCGGCGCAGGGGAAATGATAGAACTGTGCGCCACCCATTTCGCCGCGCAAAACCCCAAATCACTGACCGTCGCCAACCGCACGCTGGCACGCGGCGAAACGCTGGCGCACCGTTTTAGCGGCACCGCCATCTGTCTGGCCGACCTGCCATCGCAACTGGCAAAATTCGATATCGTCATCTCCTGCACCGCTTCCTCACTGCCCATCATCGGTCTGGGACTGGTCGAACGGGCCGTGAAAGAACGCCGCCGCAAACCGATTTTCATGGTCGATCTGGCCGTACCGCGCGATATCGAAGAAGAAGTCGGTCGCCTTGACGACGTGTTTCTGTACACCGTCGACGATCTGGGCGCCGTGGTGCAAACCGGCATGGAAAACCGGCAGGCGGCCGTATCACAGGCAGAAACCATCATCGAAACCCGGGTGCAGTCCTTCATGCATTGGATCGACAATCGCGCTGTCGTGCCGGTGATTCAGGAACTGCATGAAACCGGCGAACATCTGCGTACTGCCGAGCTGGAACGCGCCCGAAAAATGCTGGCGCGCGGCGACGACGTGGATGCCGTGCTGGAAGCCCTGTCCAAGGGACTGACGGCCAAATTTCTGCATGGCTCGCAGCAAGCGCTGCACCATGCGCAAGGCGACGAACGCGCACGTCTGGCGACGCTGTTGCCGCAACTATTCCGCACCCGGCGTTAG
- the minE gene encoding cell division topological specificity factor MinE — MALLSFLFPPKTKTASAAKERLQIIIARERGGRQGQGYDFLPALHKELIEVISKYTKVSADDIKISLDRQGNLEVLDVNVVLPDVD, encoded by the coding sequence ATGGCCCTGCTCTCCTTCCTGTTCCCCCCAAAAACCAAAACTGCCAGCGCCGCCAAAGAGCGCCTGCAGATCATCATTGCCCGCGAACGCGGCGGTCGTCAGGGTCAGGGATATGATTTCCTGCCGGCACTGCACAAGGAACTGATCGAGGTGATTTCCAAATACACCAAGGTCAGCGCCGACGACATCAAGATTTCGCTGGACCGACAGGGCAACCTGGAAGTGCTCGACGTCAACGTGGTGCTGCCCGACGTCGATTGA
- a CDS encoding ABC transporter permease, whose protein sequence is MSALLPVIASTVVAATPLIYAALGETVVEKAGVLNLGIEGMMLIGAVAGFAAALASDNAAVGFVAAAFAGMAMSLIFGVLVLTLQANQVASGLALTLFGIGLSAFVGHDLAGTPLSGLKGIHLPVLSDIPVLGPLLFRYDIMVYLSLAAFVGIHYFLNRSHAGLKLRAVGESPAVAHAIGHPPIVIRYLAVMFGGAMAGVAGAYLSIVQTPMWVEGMTAGKGWIALALVVFGTWKPLRVVMGAYLFGGVTVLQLYAQGFGLAVPTELLSMLPYVATIVVLVIICRDPKTIMLNQPASLGKSFHPDA, encoded by the coding sequence ATGAGCGCCCTCCTGCCCGTCATTGCCAGCACCGTCGTGGCTGCCACCCCCTTGATTTACGCTGCGCTCGGTGAAACGGTGGTGGAAAAAGCCGGCGTCCTCAATCTGGGCATTGAGGGCATGATGCTCATCGGTGCCGTGGCCGGATTCGCCGCTGCGCTGGCCAGTGACAATGCCGCCGTCGGTTTTGTGGCGGCCGCTTTCGCCGGGATGGCGATGTCGCTGATTTTCGGCGTGCTGGTGCTGACGCTGCAAGCCAATCAGGTCGCCAGCGGACTGGCGCTGACGCTGTTCGGCATCGGCCTGTCGGCCTTCGTCGGACACGATCTGGCGGGTACGCCCTTGTCGGGACTGAAGGGCATTCATCTGCCGGTGTTGTCTGATATTCCGGTGCTGGGGCCGCTGCTGTTTCGCTACGACATCATGGTGTATTTATCGCTGGCAGCGTTTGTCGGCATTCACTATTTTCTTAACAGAAGCCATGCCGGTTTGAAGCTGCGCGCGGTCGGTGAGTCGCCGGCAGTGGCGCATGCGATTGGTCATCCGCCTATTGTGATTCGTTATCTGGCCGTGATGTTCGGCGGTGCCATGGCCGGTGTTGCCGGCGCTTATTTATCGATTGTGCAAACCCCGATGTGGGTCGAAGGCATGACCGCCGGCAAAGGCTGGATCGCGCTGGCGCTGGTGGTGTTCGGCACCTGGAAACCCTTGCGCGTGGTCATGGGGGCATACCTGTTCGGCGGCGTGACGGTGCTGCAACTTTATGCCCAGGGTTTCGGGTTGGCGGTGCCGACCGAATTGCTGTCGATGCTGCCGTATGTGGCGACGATTGTGGTGCTGGTGATTATTTGCCGCGATCCGAAAACCATCATGCTCAATCAACCGGCGTCGTTAGGGAAGAGTTTCCATCCTGATGCGTGA
- a CDS encoding BMP family ABC transporter substrate-binding protein — protein MLRLRPTLAALAAGAGLMFAVLPVAQAADPLKVAFVYLGPIGDGGWTFQHDQGRLAIEKEFGSKIKVTYVENVPETADAERVIRQLAVDGNQLIFTTSFGYMDATAKVAKAFPKVHFEHATGYKTGPNMATYQTRFYEGAYLLGVVAGKMTKSNTLGFVGSFPIPEVVRNLNAYTLGAQSVNPKIKTKVIWVNTWYDPGKERQAAETLVAQGADMLAQNTDSPAVVQVAQEKGVYAFGWDTDMAKYGPKAHLTANTENWGVYYSQEVKRELAGTWKSGATLWGIKENLVTLSALNPSVPADVAKLFAEKKKAIVDGTLMPFGGPLKDNAGITKVVAGSVLPIGEMMSFNWLVQGVEGSLPK, from the coding sequence ATGTTGCGTCTACGTCCCACACTGGCAGCCCTGGCAGCAGGAGCCGGACTGATGTTCGCCGTCCTGCCTGTCGCGCAGGCCGCCGATCCTTTAAAAGTTGCGTTTGTCTATCTCGGCCCCATCGGCGATGGCGGCTGGACCTTCCAGCATGACCAGGGTCGTCTGGCCATCGAAAAAGAATTCGGCAGCAAGATCAAAGTGACCTATGTCGAAAACGTGCCTGAAACCGCCGATGCAGAACGCGTCATTCGTCAGCTCGCGGTCGATGGCAATCAACTGATTTTCACTACCTCGTTCGGCTACATGGATGCCACGGCCAAAGTCGCCAAGGCGTTCCCGAAGGTGCATTTTGAACACGCCACTGGTTACAAGACCGGTCCCAACATGGCGACTTATCAAACCCGTTTCTACGAAGGCGCTTATCTGCTGGGCGTCGTCGCCGGGAAGATGACCAAGAGCAACACACTGGGCTTCGTCGGTTCCTTCCCGATACCGGAAGTGGTGCGCAATCTGAATGCCTATACCTTGGGCGCGCAAAGCGTCAATCCCAAGATCAAGACCAAGGTCATCTGGGTTAACACCTGGTACGACCCGGGCAAGGAACGTCAGGCCGCTGAAACGCTGGTCGCGCAAGGTGCCGACATGCTGGCGCAAAATACCGACTCGCCCGCCGTCGTTCAGGTTGCTCAGGAAAAAGGCGTGTACGCCTTCGGCTGGGATACCGACATGGCGAAATACGGCCCTAAAGCGCATTTGACGGCCAATACCGAAAACTGGGGTGTGTATTACAGCCAGGAAGTCAAACGCGAACTGGCCGGCACCTGGAAATCCGGCGCAACGCTGTGGGGCATCAAGGAAAATCTGGTGACCTTGTCGGCGCTGAACCCGTCTGTTCCGGCCGATGTCGCCAAATTGTTCGCCGAGAAAAAGAAAGCCATCGTTGACGGTACGCTGATGCCTTTCGGTGGCCCGCTGAAAGACAATGCGGGCATCACCAAAGTCGTCGCCGGCAGTGTCTTGCCGATCGGCGAGATGATGAGTTTCAACTGGCTGGTGCAGGGCGTGGAAGGTAGCCTGCCGAAGTAA
- the minC gene encoding septum site-determining protein MinC produces MQKHRSPIEIKIATVVAVAALLHATDPAELKLALDKLTGGSADFFEDEFAIFDIGALESDAAIDWAELTALFKRYRLHAVAVRNAAPQRHAAIVAAGLSIDTVSTPAPAAPKAAAPVAAPVAPAAAAPSGAAMIIDTPVRAGTRIYARGVDLIVMAAVNNGAEIIADGNIHVYAPLRGRALAGASGNTEARIFCSRMEAELVSIAGVYRTFDNGVPAELAGQRVQVRLVGERIDVLPLPAA; encoded by the coding sequence ATGCAAAAACACCGTTCCCCTATCGAAATTAAAATTGCAACTGTCGTTGCCGTTGCCGCGCTGCTGCACGCCACTGACCCGGCCGAGCTGAAACTGGCGCTCGACAAGCTGACCGGCGGCAGCGCCGATTTTTTCGAAGATGAATTTGCGATATTCGATATTGGCGCACTGGAATCCGACGCCGCTATTGACTGGGCGGAACTGACGGCCCTGTTCAAACGCTATCGTTTGCATGCCGTCGCCGTGCGCAACGCTGCGCCGCAACGGCATGCGGCCATCGTGGCCGCCGGACTGAGCATTGATACGGTTTCCACTCCAGCACCTGCCGCGCCTAAGGCCGCTGCCCCGGTAGCGGCACCCGTTGCTCCCGCAGCGGCTGCGCCCAGCGGCGCCGCCATGATCATCGACACCCCGGTGCGCGCCGGTACGCGCATCTACGCGCGCGGCGTCGACCTGATCGTTATGGCGGCCGTCAACAATGGCGCGGAAATCATTGCCGATGGCAACATTCACGTCTACGCGCCACTGCGCGGACGGGCATTAGCCGGTGCCAGCGGCAATACCGAAGCCCGCATTTTCTGTTCCCGCATGGAAGCCGAGCTGGTGTCCATCGCCGGCGTGTACCGCACCTTCGATAACGGCGTCCCGGCCGAACTGGCGGGGCAACGGGTGCAGGTGCGACTGGTTGGCGAACGCATAGACGTCTTACCGTTACCCGCAGCCTGA
- a CDS encoding ABC transporter ATP-binding protein produces the protein MTETILAPARLTLTGITKTYPTVVANDHIDLTVRAGEIHAVLGENGAGKSTLMKIIYGVTRPDAGSVLWEGRYQNISTPAQARRLGIGMVFQHFSLFETLTVAENIALALDVQMPPATLAARIRAVSEKYGLPIDPARLVHSMSVGERQRVEIVRCLLQEPKLLIMDEPTSVLTPPAVLQLFETLRQLASEGCSILYISHKLDEIRALCDNATVLRGGRVSGSAIPKNETNASLAEMMIGGELSACHLTPREPAEVRLALQGLSLVTPDPFGTTLKDIHLSVRSGEIVGIAGVSGNGQKELLAALSGETLSPSLAMVELMGQQAGKLGAAQRRKLGLSFVPEERLGRGAVPAMSLSDNALLTGSHEGMVRHGLVRGAVKRSFAAEAIRRFKVKCGGEDALASSLSGGNLQKFIVGRETMLHPKVMIVAQPTWGVDVGAAQLIRQALIDLRDQGVALLVISEELDELFILSDRICVLAEGRLSPPVRLADTSISQIGIWMSGKFDDAAPNATTAPTASLPTNQEQPIV, from the coding sequence ATGACTGAAACTATCCTTGCCCCAGCGCGACTCACGCTGACCGGCATTACCAAGACTTACCCGACGGTCGTTGCCAACGACCATATCGACCTGACAGTGCGGGCCGGAGAAATCCACGCCGTGCTCGGTGAAAACGGCGCCGGCAAAAGCACGCTGATGAAAATCATCTACGGCGTGACCCGGCCCGATGCCGGCAGCGTGCTGTGGGAGGGGCGCTACCAGAACATCAGCACCCCGGCGCAGGCGCGGCGACTCGGCATAGGCATGGTGTTCCAGCACTTCTCTCTGTTCGAAACGCTGACCGTGGCGGAAAACATTGCGCTGGCGCTGGACGTGCAAATGCCGCCTGCCACGCTGGCAGCACGCATCCGCGCCGTATCAGAAAAATACGGCCTGCCGATCGACCCCGCCCGGCTGGTGCATAGCATGTCGGTGGGCGAACGGCAGCGCGTCGAAATCGTGCGCTGTCTGCTGCAGGAACCCAAGCTGCTCATCATGGATGAACCCACCTCGGTGCTGACGCCGCCGGCAGTCTTGCAACTGTTCGAGACGCTGCGCCAGCTCGCCAGCGAAGGTTGCAGCATTTTGTATATCAGTCACAAGCTCGATGAAATCCGCGCCCTGTGCGATAACGCCACAGTCTTGCGCGGCGGTCGTGTCAGCGGCAGCGCCATCCCGAAAAACGAAACCAACGCCAGCCTGGCCGAAATGATGATCGGCGGCGAACTGAGCGCCTGTCATTTAACGCCACGCGAACCGGCCGAAGTCAGACTGGCCTTGCAGGGTTTATCGCTGGTCACGCCGGACCCCTTCGGCACGACGCTCAAAGATATCCACCTGTCGGTGCGCAGCGGCGAAATCGTCGGCATCGCCGGTGTGTCCGGCAACGGACAAAAAGAATTGCTCGCCGCGCTATCGGGCGAAACGCTGTCGCCGTCGCTGGCGATGGTGGAATTGATGGGGCAGCAAGCGGGTAAGCTGGGGGCCGCACAACGCCGCAAGCTGGGCCTGAGTTTTGTGCCGGAAGAGCGGCTCGGACGCGGCGCAGTGCCGGCCATGAGCCTGTCCGACAATGCCCTGCTGACCGGCTCGCACGAAGGCATGGTGCGGCATGGTTTGGTGCGCGGTGCGGTCAAGCGCAGTTTTGCCGCCGAAGCGATTCGTCGCTTCAAGGTCAAGTGCGGCGGCGAAGATGCGCTGGCCTCCAGCCTGTCCGGCGGTAATCTGCAAAAATTTATTGTCGGCCGCGAAACCATGCTGCACCCCAAGGTCATGATCGTCGCCCAGCCAACATGGGGGGTCGATGTTGGTGCCGCGCAGTTAATCCGGCAAGCCCTGATCGATTTGCGCGATCAGGGCGTGGCCTTGCTGGTGATTTCGGAAGAGCTGGATGAATTGTTCATCCTCAGCGACCGCATTTGCGTGCTGGCCGAAGGCAGACTCTCGCCGCCGGTGCGACTGGCCGACACCAGCATCAGTCAGATCGGCATCTGGATGAGCGGCAAGTTCGACGACGCCGCTCCAAACGCAACTACCGCTCCCACAGCCTCCCTCCCCACGAATCAGGAGCAGCCAATTGTCTAA
- a CDS encoding response regulator transcription factor has translation MNSLSNSVSNSVSSFVSSFVINLALLDDDPQRSDQLLHMLEGRRCRHYTSGAGLLQQLQQDAPSLLIVALPALTARRDALLRWSRAASIPVLLIAERGHSEALLAALEAGADDFVIAPLRRHALLLRIDILLRRAYPQQSLPQQESFGIFRFMWPGASLTRNGVPVVVTQKEFDLALLLFRHLDRPLSRAFILENLWPGEGEDQPSSRTLDTHMSRVRTKLELQPHHGFRLMPVYGYGYRLERIDPTETGTSTSAV, from the coding sequence ATGAATTCCCTCAGTAATTCTGTCAGTAATTCCGTCAGTAGTTTCGTCAGCAGTTTCGTCATTAATCTCGCGCTCCTTGATGACGACCCGCAACGCAGCGACCAGCTCCTGCACATGCTGGAAGGTCGCCGCTGTCGCCACTACACCAGCGGTGCGGGCTTGCTGCAACAACTGCAACAAGATGCGCCTTCGCTGCTGATCGTCGCCCTGCCCGCACTCACGGCACGACGCGACGCTCTGCTGCGCTGGAGTCGTGCGGCCTCGATTCCCGTCTTATTGATCGCCGAACGCGGGCATAGCGAAGCGTTGCTAGCGGCGCTGGAAGCCGGTGCCGACGATTTCGTGATCGCACCGTTGCGCCGCCATGCGCTGCTGCTGCGAATTGATATCCTGCTGCGCCGCGCCTATCCGCAGCAAAGCCTGCCGCAGCAGGAAAGTTTCGGCATCTTCCGTTTTATGTGGCCGGGCGCAAGCCTGACCCGTAACGGCGTGCCGGTAGTCGTGACGCAAAAAGAGTTCGATCTGGCGCTGCTGCTGTTTCGCCATCTGGACCGTCCTCTGTCACGCGCCTTCATTCTGGAAAACCTGTGGCCGGGTGAGGGTGAGGATCAACCCTCCTCACGCACGCTGGACACCCATATGTCGCGCGTGCGCACCAAACTGGAATTGCAGCCGCACCACGGTTTCCGCCTGATGCCGGTGTATGGCTACGGCTACCGCCTGGAGAGAATAGACCCCACAGAAACTGGGACAAGTACGTCGGCAGTATAA
- a CDS encoding ABC transporter permease encodes MRITSPLIAAAAMFATGIIIFLILGKDPSQAFYVFFVKPIATMYGMGELLLKATPLILCALGLALGFRANVWNIGAEGQLTMGALAGGGVALWLGDSTAAWGLPLMLLAAVLGGMLWAAIPAFLRTRFNTSEILVTLMLVYVAQLVLSLLVHGPWRDPQGFNFPQSKAFGDAQLIPILIEGTRTTWGFVLALLLAAASWFFSGKTFAGFRMQVAGLAPAAAAYAGFSEKRNIWIALLISGATAGLAGICEVAGPIGQLQAQISPGYGFAAIIVAWMGRLHPVGIVLGGLLMSLLYLGGESAQMQLALPSAITGLFQGLLLFYLLAADLFIHFRLKRSTPPTRSTAPDAPLAAPVTAMKESV; translated from the coding sequence ATGCGCATTACCTCGCCGCTGATCGCCGCAGCAGCGATGTTTGCCACCGGCATTATCATTTTCCTTATCCTCGGCAAAGACCCGTCGCAGGCGTTTTATGTGTTCTTCGTCAAACCCATTGCCACCATGTACGGCATGGGCGAATTGCTGCTCAAGGCAACGCCGCTGATTCTGTGCGCGCTCGGGCTGGCGCTGGGTTTTCGCGCCAACGTCTGGAATATCGGCGCGGAAGGTCAGCTCACGATGGGTGCCTTGGCCGGTGGCGGCGTGGCTTTGTGGCTGGGCGATTCGACGGCCGCATGGGGCTTGCCACTGATGTTGTTAGCGGCGGTGCTGGGCGGCATGTTGTGGGCGGCGATTCCGGCGTTCTTGCGCACGCGTTTCAACACCAGTGAAATTCTGGTGACGCTGATGCTGGTCTATGTGGCGCAGCTGGTGCTGTCGCTGCTGGTGCATGGGCCGTGGCGCGATCCGCAGGGCTTTAATTTTCCGCAATCGAAGGCCTTCGGTGATGCGCAGCTGATACCGATTCTGATCGAAGGCACCCGCACCACCTGGGGCTTTGTGCTGGCCTTGCTGTTGGCGGCGGCATCCTGGTTTTTTTCGGGTAAAACCTTTGCCGGTTTTCGTATGCAGGTGGCGGGACTGGCTCCTGCCGCTGCGGCCTATGCCGGTTTTTCCGAGAAGCGCAATATCTGGATCGCCCTGCTCATCAGCGGCGCGACTGCCGGTCTGGCCGGGATCTGTGAAGTGGCCGGGCCTATCGGGCAGTTGCAGGCGCAGATTTCGCCCGGCTATGGTTTCGCCGCGATTATCGTGGCCTGGATGGGACGTCTGCATCCGGTCGGCATTGTCCTCGGCGGCTTGCTGATGTCCTTGTTGTATCTGGGCGGCGAGTCAGCGCAAATGCAGCTGGCGCTGCCTTCCGCGATCACTGGTTTGTTTCAGGGCTTGCTGCTGTTTTATTTGCTGGCAGCGGACCTGTTCATTCATTTCCGTCTCAAGCGCAGCACGCCGCCCACGCGTTCCACTGCGCCGGATGCCCCGCTTGCTGCTCCAGTCACCGCCATGAAAGAAAGCGTATGA
- the prfA gene encoding peptide chain release factor 1, whose product MKPSMLSKLDQLAQRQQELGQLLMQENATANMDTYRKQTREHAELEPLVVLYDSYTQASDDVDTAQQLLSDPEMKEFALEEIAEAKARMEALEGELQTMLLPKDPNDERNIFLEIRAGTGGDESALFAGDLLRMYTRFAERNRWQVEMVSASDSDVGGYKEVIVRIAGFGAYSRLKFESGGHRVQRVPATETQGRIHTSACTVAVMPEADEVEDVSINPADIRIDTYRASGAGGQHINKTDSAVRITHLPTGIVVECQDDRSQHKNKASALKVLAARIKDVQLREQQSKEAATRKSLIGSGDRSERIRTYNFPQGRMTDHRINLTLYKLDFIMDGDLADLTNALITEHQAELLAALGDEG is encoded by the coding sequence ATGAAGCCTTCCATGCTTTCCAAACTCGACCAGCTCGCCCAGCGCCAGCAAGAGCTAGGCCAGTTACTGATGCAGGAAAACGCGACCGCCAACATGGACACCTACCGCAAGCAGACACGCGAACATGCCGAGCTGGAGCCGCTCGTCGTGCTATACGACAGCTACACTCAGGCCAGTGACGACGTTGACACCGCCCAGCAATTGCTGAGCGATCCCGAGATGAAAGAATTCGCGCTCGAAGAAATCGCCGAAGCCAAAGCACGCATGGAAGCGCTGGAAGGCGAACTGCAAACCATGCTGCTGCCGAAAGACCCCAACGACGAGCGCAATATTTTTCTGGAAATCCGTGCCGGCACCGGCGGCGACGAATCGGCACTGTTCGCCGGCGACCTGCTGCGCATGTACACCCGCTTCGCCGAACGCAATCGCTGGCAGGTCGAGATGGTCTCGGCCTCCGATTCCGATGTCGGCGGTTACAAGGAAGTGATCGTGCGCATTGCCGGTTTCGGCGCATATTCCCGACTCAAATTCGAATCCGGCGGACATCGCGTGCAGCGCGTCCCGGCCACCGAAACGCAGGGCCGCATTCACACCTCCGCTTGCACGGTAGCGGTCATGCCGGAAGCCGATGAAGTCGAAGACGTCAGCATCAATCCGGCCGATATCCGCATCGACACTTACCGTGCTTCAGGCGCGGGCGGGCAACATATCAACAAGACCGATTCCGCCGTGCGCATCACCCATCTGCCGACCGGCATCGTGGTGGAGTGCCAAGATGATCGCAGTCAGCACAAGAACAAGGCTTCCGCATTGAAGGTGCTGGCGGCGCGTATCAAAGATGTCCAGTTGCGCGAGCAACAATCGAAAGAAGCCGCCACCCGCAAGTCGCTGATCGGCTCGGGCGACCGCAGCGAACGCATCCGTACCTACAATTTCCCGCAGGGCCGGATGACCGACCATCGCATCAATCTGACGCTGTACAAGCTCGACTTCATCATGGATGGCGACCTGGCCGATCTGACCAATGCGCTCATCACCGAGCACCAGGCGGAACTGCTGGCTGCGTTGGGTGATGAGGGCTAA
- a CDS encoding outer envelope protein — translation MKKKFSASAFKFGVSLFAAGVILAAATPASAEEWSDTSIGYRYGTKFAEPFNGNDISKNIINFTHVGGYKYGTNFINLDLLQSDNKDPAASSGGAQEAYLVYRNTVDFGKVFGTDLKYGYIRSYGATVGFDWNTKNDTGYSSKKRMLVFGPTLMLDVPGFLNTSLLMLSESNQPVGVSSRYTYRLHPMLDVAWGIPLGDTKFAFEGYFDYIGAKGQNEFGGGTAPETHFDGKLMYDLSSLVNAGKNTFRLGVEYEYWRNKFGNLASVKGSLAKTPMVRAEYHF, via the coding sequence ATGAAGAAGAAGTTTTCGGCAAGTGCATTCAAATTCGGCGTGAGCCTGTTCGCCGCCGGTGTCATACTGGCTGCCGCCACACCTGCCAGCGCAGAGGAATGGAGCGACACCTCCATCGGCTATCGTTACGGCACCAAATTTGCAGAGCCGTTCAACGGGAACGACATCAGCAAGAACATCATCAATTTCACCCATGTCGGCGGCTATAAATACGGTACCAACTTCATCAACCTCGATCTGTTGCAGTCAGACAATAAAGACCCGGCTGCCAGCAGCGGCGGCGCGCAGGAAGCCTATCTGGTTTATCGCAACACGGTCGACTTTGGCAAAGTCTTTGGCACCGATCTGAAATACGGCTATATCCGCAGCTACGGCGCGACCGTCGGTTTCGACTGGAATACCAAAAACGATACCGGTTACTCATCTAAAAAACGGATGCTGGTTTTTGGCCCGACGCTGATGCTGGACGTCCCCGGCTTTCTCAATACCAGCCTGCTGATGCTCAGCGAAAGTAACCAGCCGGTCGGCGTCTCCAGCCGCTATACCTACCGTTTGCATCCTATGCTGGACGTGGCCTGGGGCATTCCTCTGGGTGACACCAAGTTTGCCTTTGAAGGTTATTTCGATTACATCGGCGCCAAAGGCCAGAATGAATTCGGCGGCGGCACAGCTCCTGAAACGCATTTCGACGGCAAGCTCATGTATGACCTGAGTTCGCTGGTCAACGCTGGCAAGAATACCTTCCGCCTTGGTGTTGAGTATGAATACTGGCGCAACAAGTTCGGCAATCTGGCCAGCGTCAAAGGCTCACTGGCAAAAACACCGATGGTTCGCGCCGAATACCACTTCTAA